GATTATCCTGATAATAACTTATTGTTAAATAGAAGTCCATATTTAAGTAATTTTTTCCATCTGCTAGAAGTTAAAAAATTTAAATGTAAGATAGGTTTTGATAGTTGCTCTGTATCGGGAATAGTTAAATATTTGAATGTACCTGAATATTATATAGAATCATGTGAGTCAGGTAGATTTTCAGCATTTATATCAGAAGATTTAAAAATGTACCCTTGCTCTTTTATGATTAACGATTTTAATGGAGCGAATCTAATGAAAAAATCTATCCAAGAAATCTGGCAATGTGATGATAATTTTGTTAAAATTAGAAGTCTTCATAAAAACATTGATGCTTCTTGTAATAGTTGTGAGTTCTTACACTTATGTCAAGGTGGTTGTCCTATTATTAATAATATCAACTTATGCATTTAAATTATTGTTCAAAAATATAAATCTCACTTTCTATCTTAATTATTATTGAATTTTACTTGACTATAATATGAATCAGGGAATTAAACTCTAACAAATCAAACAATCAGTAATGTAAATTAAACACAAAAATCAGTCAACTATCTAAGCTTATCGGACTGAGAACCGACCGTATCACCATTCATCACACTACATTTGTTTCCGTGTCGTCAGAGCAGTCCGTAGTTCAGATTCTTACATTACATCTTTTCGTGCCAATTCTTGGCTTTCGTAGTTAAAAAATATCTTACATTACATTCAGCAGATGTATAAGAACTCCTATCCCGAGTACGGTTCAGAAGTCTTATGCTTAGTCTTTTTAAGCCGCGAACAAACGCGAACAAGAAGAGCTTTTAATGCAATACCTGCAATTTTAATATTATACTTCTTCAGTTCGTTTTGTTAGTCTTGTTCGTTGCTTAATAATTCTTACATTACATTATCCGTGCAAAATCCGTGTTATCCGTGGCCAATTATTCTTACACTACATTCTTTCGTGTCAATTCGCGGTTTTCGTGGTTAAGAAAATCTTACATTACATTCCTCTGTGAACTCTGTGGTGAAATATCTTACATTACATTTATCAGTGTAAATCCGCGTAATCCGCCCAATCTGCCTGCCGTGCCGTAGCCTTGTGCGTAGGATGGTGTTCTATCAATAGAAGTCTTAAATTGACAAAAAAACCTGTTATATTAATATTTTCTCAGGAGTACTCAATGAAGAAAATTTATGTTCTCGACACCAATGTTCTCATCCATAATCCGGATGCACTCTTTGCCTTTGAGGATAATGATATAGTTGTCCCCATCACAGTAATAGAGGAAATAGATAATTTCAAAAGAGGTCTGGATGAGAAGGGCAGAAACGCCCGACAAATCGGCAGACTGCTTGATGATCTGCGTAATTCCGGCAGCCTTCAGGATGGTGTTAAAACTGAAAATGGTGGTACTATCCGCGTAGTGCTCAGCCGTTATATTTCAGAAACTGCCAAAGAGATCCTGATCACGGATAATAATGATAATCTCATCATCGGCACTGCACTTTTCCTTCATAAAGAGAATCCGGATACTCCTGTAATTCTCGTCTCCAAAGATGCCAATGTCCGCATCAAAGCTGATGCCGTGGGCTTAAAAGCAGAAAATTATGAAACTGAAAAGATAGATTTCAATGAATTATATGAAGGCTTCTCAGTGCTGGAGTGTGATCTTGAGCTGATAGAAACCTTCCGCACTAAGAAAGTCCTTAAAAATGAATACGGTCATTTTTTCCCCAATCAATTCCTGAAATTAGTTCATCATCCAGAAGACCAGCCGGATATTATCGAAATAGCCCGTTATAATTGCGATACTGATTCTTTTTACCCACTCGCTTTTTATCAGGATCAGGAGCTATTCGGTATCAC
This genomic interval from Candidatus Stygibacter australis contains the following:
- a CDS encoding SPASM domain-containing protein; its protein translation is DYPDNNLLLNRSPYLSNFFHLLEVKKFKCKIGFDSCSVSGIVKYLNVPEYYIESCESGRFSAFISEDLKMYPCSFMINDFNGANLMKKSIQEIWQCDDNFVKIRSLHKNIDASCNSCEFLHLCQGGCPIINNINLCI
- a CDS encoding PhoH family protein, with protein sequence MKKIYVLDTNVLIHNPDALFAFEDNDIVVPITVIEEIDNFKRGLDEKGRNARQIGRLLDDLRNSGSLQDGVKTENGGTIRVVLSRYISETAKEILITDNNDNLIIGTALFLHKENPDTPVILVSKDANVRIKADAVGLKAENYETEKIDFNELYEGFSVLECDLELIETFRTKKVLKNEYGHFFPNQFLKLVHHPEDQPDIIEIARYNCDTDSFYPLAFYQDQELFGITARNPEQAMAFDLLLDPDIKLVSLIGKAGTGKTLIALAAGLNQVVEKDLYTRLVVSRPVFPLGKDLGYLPGTKAEKFNPWMQPIYDNMEILLTTKSEEESKSNGRIFGKKKPSLNDYLDFGFIELEPLTYIRGRSLPNQFIIIDEAQNLTPHEMKTIITRAGEGTKVVITGDPYQIDIPYLDSGSNGLSIACEKLKNEKIVGHVTLLKGERSLLANIAAKFF